From a single Marinobacter sp. THAF197a genomic region:
- a CDS encoding glycosyltransferase yields MKVLHLIDSGGLYGAEKMLLALVKAQLDQGLEPMILSAGEPNIEEKPLEAEAKRLGLPIISWRMTPGINIVESWKILKWARSNGFHLLHSHGFKFNVLVGLIPRFLREMPVISTLHGYVHAKRFSKLWFYELLDRAAIRSVDGIVLVSEMTRKELPKKIRHSMNVEVISNGVDLFELSKRAGEKIPEDIQAFVSGAVPLLLGVGRLSREKGFDLLVESFAEVKNVYPEAGLLLVGEGKQRPALEAKINALELTKSVLMPGYMDGVPALLHQADVLAMPSTTEGLPITLLEAVGLGCPVIASPVGDIPLVLKKVDAGTVLKERSPGALATEILRTLRHSDESKLRAKEATRRVHSFYSASAMAESYLAVYTQLTCKRQVR; encoded by the coding sequence ATGAAGGTTCTGCACCTGATTGATAGCGGTGGGCTTTATGGTGCGGAGAAGATGTTGCTCGCTCTGGTGAAGGCTCAACTGGATCAAGGGCTGGAACCGATGATACTGAGTGCAGGTGAGCCCAATATCGAGGAGAAACCGCTGGAAGCCGAAGCGAAGCGGTTGGGGTTGCCGATAATTAGCTGGCGAATGACCCCCGGAATTAACATTGTCGAAAGTTGGAAAATTCTGAAGTGGGCGCGTTCTAATGGCTTCCATCTCCTCCACTCCCATGGGTTCAAATTCAACGTTCTGGTTGGCCTTATCCCGCGGTTTCTGCGTGAAATGCCAGTGATTTCTACGTTGCATGGCTATGTGCATGCAAAACGGTTTTCTAAGCTTTGGTTTTACGAATTATTAGACAGGGCAGCTATCAGATCTGTGGATGGCATTGTGTTGGTTAGTGAAATGACGCGGAAAGAGCTCCCGAAAAAAATTCGCCATTCAATGAATGTAGAAGTAATAAGCAATGGAGTGGACTTATTTGAGTTGAGTAAACGTGCAGGCGAAAAGATACCCGAAGATATACAGGCGTTTGTTAGTGGGGCGGTTCCGCTGCTTTTAGGTGTAGGTAGGTTGTCCAGGGAGAAAGGCTTTGATTTGTTAGTCGAATCCTTCGCCGAAGTAAAAAATGTGTACCCAGAAGCAGGTTTGTTGTTAGTCGGTGAGGGAAAGCAGCGCCCTGCGCTTGAAGCCAAAATCAACGCTCTTGAGCTAACTAAATCCGTACTTATGCCCGGATATATGGACGGTGTTCCGGCCCTGCTTCACCAGGCAGACGTACTTGCGATGCCATCCACCACAGAAGGGTTACCTATTACGTTGCTGGAGGCTGTAGGCTTGGGGTGTCCTGTTATTGCGAGTCCAGTAGGGGATATCCCTTTGGTTTTGAAGAAGGTAGATGCTGGCACAGTACTTAAGGAACGGTCGCCAGGTGCCTTGGCTACGGAGATCTTGCGTACGCTGCGGCATTCAGATGAGTCGAAACTGAGAGCAAAGGAGGCGACGCGCAGAGTTCACAGTTTCTATTCCGCATCTGCGATGGCAGAGAGTTACCTCGCGGTATATACCCAGCTAACCTGCAAGCGCCAGGTACGATGA
- a CDS encoding glycosyltransferase, whose protein sequence is MTRKLKRELFNLARESDLAGWRFVIRMVWIRVFSGGGAGREQRLDQLTGTLAHFPGNHLHKRQLSEALGLAGSVNRSVKGDKPLSLSYCALLKTYISDLEKGILLVSFENQLEQLLNSGRIDDVLARYHLVFIPSWSGLYSKELFRLVAAAGQEPVFVLPVHRHERELVPTLSANCHALPFNAASWVNPEFFEGPAQERDIDCLMVANFASFKRHWLLFKALKELPEDVRVTCVGVPLGSRTAESIRQEAVEYGVSDQVTIVEDPSQEELRRYFRRAKMFCAMSYREGSFIAVAESLMSGTPVLMFRNAHIGTKSLINENTGALVKSVRELRQKILEYRNFEGHDQVRQIAIDNISAQANSRKLNDMLRDWSDSNGKAWTVDIEPFYSQRLDFYYFNEDNRDRLADDYRYLSELGIRFPRFS, encoded by the coding sequence ATGACAAGGAAGTTAAAGCGAGAGCTGTTTAACCTCGCTCGTGAATCAGATCTTGCCGGCTGGCGTTTTGTGATTCGTATGGTCTGGATTCGTGTCTTCAGTGGTGGGGGGGCGGGAAGGGAACAAAGACTTGATCAACTTACCGGAACGCTGGCTCACTTTCCCGGGAACCACCTTCATAAACGACAGCTATCTGAGGCTCTGGGTTTAGCCGGCTCGGTCAATCGTTCCGTGAAGGGAGATAAACCGCTTTCCCTCAGTTACTGCGCCTTATTGAAGACTTATATCTCGGACTTGGAGAAGGGAATATTACTGGTGTCTTTCGAGAACCAGTTGGAGCAGTTGCTTAACTCCGGTCGTATTGATGACGTTCTTGCTCGCTACCATCTTGTTTTTATCCCTTCTTGGAGTGGTCTGTACTCCAAAGAATTATTCAGATTGGTTGCCGCTGCCGGCCAAGAACCTGTTTTCGTTTTGCCCGTTCATAGGCATGAGCGGGAGCTGGTTCCAACGCTTAGTGCTAATTGCCACGCTCTCCCATTTAACGCAGCCAGTTGGGTTAATCCTGAGTTCTTTGAAGGGCCAGCTCAGGAAAGAGATATTGATTGCCTGATGGTTGCCAACTTCGCCAGTTTCAAAAGACACTGGCTGTTATTCAAGGCATTGAAGGAGTTGCCTGAGGATGTCCGGGTAACGTGTGTTGGCGTTCCTTTGGGATCCCGAACCGCTGAGAGCATTCGTCAGGAGGCAGTGGAATACGGGGTATCGGATCAGGTAACGATCGTTGAGGATCCTAGCCAGGAAGAGCTGAGGCGATATTTTCGAAGGGCAAAGATGTTCTGTGCGATGTCTTACCGCGAGGGGTCGTTTATTGCCGTTGCGGAGTCTTTGATGTCTGGCACGCCTGTGCTTATGTTTCGCAATGCACATATTGGTACAAAGAGCCTCATTAATGAAAACACTGGTGCACTGGTGAAGTCTGTTAGGGAGTTGCGGCAGAAAATACTGGAGTACAGGAACTTTGAAGGGCACGATCAGGTTCGTCAGATTGCGATAGATAATATCAGTGCACAGGCTAACTCTCGTAAACTTAACGATATGCTCCGGGACTGGTCAGACAGTAATGGCAAGGCCTGGACGGTTGACATAGAACCATTCTACAGTCAGCGACTCGACTTTTATTATTTCAACGAAGATAACCGTGATCGTCTGGCTGATGATTACAGGTATTTATCCGAGTTAGGTATCCGGTTTCCGAGGTTCTCTTAA
- a CDS encoding glycosyltransferase family 4 protein — protein sequence MNIILVYKEDYPWDVRVEKLALALTEQGHSVTIVSRNLEQRPIRETDNNLKLLRLPRLRLLPLFLRKLLNLPLWFNPLWIFRIFRAVHQDNVDLIIVRDLPLVRSALILKRILGTKVVLDMAEVYPEMYASSAKFSDKSVVQRLVKSPEVAERYESSVLPKLDHTLVMIEESRDRLLKKDIPEQQISIVSNTPPIDKFSGSVHQHSGTSLHLVYVGFLTELRGLDLLIHAVAQYVKRGNTADSIRVDIVGKGASKPKLERLVTELGVAKSVTIHGWLSHESVNELMAAANVGSLTYRVCGHWNHTIPNKIFDYMLAGLPVLTTEVIPIRRIVEQSNCGLVCKDQNTADIAEKLEQLRDPHLRQLLGRNGHNAVIETYNWENDKARLAQAISSLDSGSG from the coding sequence TTGAACATAATTCTCGTGTATAAAGAAGATTACCCATGGGATGTAAGGGTTGAGAAACTCGCGCTGGCACTGACAGAGCAAGGCCATTCGGTCACTATCGTCAGTCGGAATCTCGAACAAAGACCGATAAGAGAAACAGACAATAACCTTAAGTTATTAAGGCTTCCCCGCTTAAGGCTACTTCCTTTATTTCTCCGAAAACTTCTGAACCTCCCGCTCTGGTTTAATCCGCTCTGGATTTTTAGAATTTTCCGGGCTGTTCACCAAGACAACGTAGATTTAATCATTGTCCGCGATCTTCCGTTAGTAAGAAGTGCGTTGATCCTGAAGCGCATCCTTGGCACCAAAGTGGTTCTTGACATGGCAGAGGTGTACCCCGAAATGTACGCTTCCTCTGCTAAGTTTTCTGACAAATCAGTGGTTCAAAGGCTGGTTAAAAGCCCAGAAGTTGCTGAGCGATACGAATCCTCAGTTCTTCCAAAGCTAGATCACACCCTGGTCATGATCGAAGAATCACGCGATCGACTGCTAAAAAAAGATATTCCGGAACAGCAGATATCGATCGTCAGTAACACACCACCAATTGATAAATTCAGCGGATCAGTGCATCAACACTCCGGAACAAGCCTTCATCTTGTTTATGTGGGCTTCCTGACCGAGCTTCGCGGCTTGGATCTGTTAATCCACGCTGTTGCTCAATACGTTAAAAGAGGAAACACTGCTGACTCCATCAGAGTCGATATCGTTGGCAAAGGAGCAAGCAAACCAAAACTGGAGCGTTTAGTTACCGAGCTAGGTGTAGCAAAATCGGTGACTATTCACGGCTGGCTTAGTCATGAAAGCGTCAATGAGCTAATGGCCGCAGCTAACGTCGGCTCACTTACGTATAGAGTGTGCGGGCACTGGAACCATACAATTCCAAACAAAATATTTGATTACATGCTGGCCGGCCTACCCGTGCTGACGACAGAAGTCATCCCAATTCGCAGGATTGTTGAGCAAAGCAATTGCGGCTTGGTCTGTAAAGACCAGAATACTGCTGATATTGCAGAAAAACTCGAACAGCTGAGAGACCCTCACCTCCGACAATTGCTCGGGCGCAATGGGCACAATGCCGTCATTGAAACTTATAATTGGGAGAATGATAAAGCCCGGCTGGCACAAGCAATATCATCGCTGGACTCAGGTTCCGGTTAA
- a CDS encoding CoF synthetase, which produces MITRALYRFLGLNIDYWCREVARLWSLPSEQLVLEREAVLAETGPLNASGQPVRTLAQLSSSSVLSKATLIDRFQKANAQKSPGMRYFSRHTSGTTGQPTEIILSRAELSRLLAVRDYCFRHHGISLGESEGRLWSEHKGIKSRVMNFLLNRRVVCPTGANAVTKVLELLRSNPTYLYGYSSLLLEAARLIDESGESFPPPKLVVCTAETILPAQKAFISKVFNAPVAEEYGSTEFDVIGFECSKGHRHLVNPWLVVEDGPERCLVSDVSRKSQSLVRYDLGDALELSTSQCGSLGSKQVIKNLQGRTINRFFYVSPDEKVHSSIFSRIIDEYSHQYNEMFSFLATQEHYGELALNIDAVRLTNADDLSEFVRIRFEEECGTTIRVTVNAGARQMQAGKRNYFIQKLTESI; this is translated from the coding sequence GTGATCACCAGAGCACTATATCGATTTTTAGGGTTGAATATTGATTATTGGTGTAGAGAGGTGGCGCGGCTATGGAGTTTGCCGAGCGAACAGCTGGTACTTGAGCGGGAAGCGGTGTTGGCTGAAACTGGGCCGCTGAATGCTAGCGGTCAACCGGTAAGAACGCTTGCGCAGCTTTCCTCATCGAGTGTGCTGTCAAAGGCGACGCTAATCGATAGGTTTCAGAAAGCTAATGCCCAAAAATCACCCGGTATGCGCTATTTCTCGCGGCATACTTCGGGCACCACGGGCCAGCCTACAGAGATCATTCTGAGTAGAGCGGAACTGTCTCGCCTTCTCGCCGTTCGCGACTACTGCTTTCGGCACCACGGCATCTCTTTGGGAGAATCAGAAGGCCGACTCTGGTCGGAGCATAAGGGCATTAAAAGTCGGGTGATGAACTTTTTACTTAACAGGAGGGTTGTGTGCCCCACTGGGGCCAATGCTGTCACGAAGGTGCTCGAATTACTGCGTTCGAATCCAACGTATCTTTATGGTTACTCATCGTTGTTACTGGAAGCCGCCCGCTTGATCGATGAATCGGGGGAGTCGTTTCCACCGCCCAAGCTTGTTGTGTGCACCGCAGAAACGATCCTCCCTGCACAGAAGGCGTTCATTAGTAAAGTGTTCAACGCGCCGGTAGCCGAGGAATATGGTTCCACCGAGTTTGATGTCATTGGTTTTGAGTGTTCAAAGGGACATCGTCATCTGGTCAATCCGTGGCTTGTTGTTGAAGATGGCCCGGAAAGGTGTCTGGTGTCAGATGTATCTCGTAAAAGCCAGAGTTTGGTGAGATATGATCTGGGCGACGCTCTTGAGCTCTCTACATCTCAATGTGGCAGTCTTGGGTCTAAACAGGTAATCAAAAATCTGCAAGGACGAACAATTAATCGTTTTTTCTATGTCTCTCCTGACGAAAAAGTTCACTCGTCTATATTTTCCCGCATCATTGATGAATATTCTCACCAGTATAATGAAATGTTTTCCTTCTTGGCGACTCAAGAACATTATGGGGAGCTTGCTTTAAATATTGATGCGGTAAGGTTAACGAATGCTGACGATCTCTCCGAGTTTGTAAGGATTAGGTTTGAGGAAGAGTGTGGAACTACTATTCGTGTCACCGTTAATGCTGGGGCGCGCCAGATGCAAGCTGGAAAACGGAACTATTTTATTCAAAAATTGACGGAGTCTATTTAA
- a CDS encoding CapA family protein gives MEVSASKLSISAVGDVSLGDHPVCAGIGMRSAFRKRGGSILANVADKFRESDLTVANLETVTSNKGLRPFWLPSYEMRGDPQSLTYLREAGIDIVGVANNHAMQHGEVAFQDMVEQARAAGMEVIGTEESEGRTKVFEIVHEDGLVSAIVSLSIRPEEWAESSNGLPYSYRDGADELLNEIARLRREFSGFLICSLHWGLEFLDYPSPEQVELGHKLIDKGVDVVFGHHSHVLQPVEQYGNGLIFYSLGNFVFDLWPEETRYTAIAHVDLKKGKVPQFQITPVKINADYSLSIAVGSDARTVEELLSWERFQAMGSKPESESEYRGQYNSARRKFRFSSYRYFLKNWYRYPPWFFAQALGRTAIRRLTGT, from the coding sequence ATGGAGGTTTCAGCAAGCAAGCTCTCAATCTCAGCGGTGGGAGATGTTTCGTTAGGGGATCATCCAGTCTGTGCCGGGATCGGTATGAGAAGCGCGTTCCGAAAACGAGGTGGTTCCATTCTGGCAAACGTCGCTGATAAATTCAGGGAGTCAGACCTAACGGTTGCAAATCTCGAAACGGTAACATCAAACAAGGGGTTAAGACCCTTCTGGTTGCCGTCCTATGAAATGCGAGGGGATCCTCAATCCCTGACTTATCTGCGTGAAGCGGGGATTGACATTGTCGGCGTCGCTAACAATCATGCTATGCAACATGGAGAAGTTGCCTTTCAAGATATGGTCGAGCAAGCCCGTGCCGCTGGAATGGAAGTGATTGGTACCGAGGAGTCCGAGGGACGAACGAAGGTATTTGAGATCGTACATGAAGATGGACTTGTAAGCGCAATTGTTTCACTGTCGATCAGACCAGAAGAGTGGGCAGAGTCAAGTAATGGTTTGCCATATAGTTACCGGGATGGCGCTGACGAATTACTTAATGAAATAGCTCGACTACGTAGGGAATTTTCGGGGTTTCTTATTTGCTCTTTGCACTGGGGTCTTGAGTTTCTGGATTATCCATCCCCCGAGCAAGTTGAGCTTGGGCACAAATTGATCGACAAAGGTGTTGATGTGGTGTTTGGGCATCATTCTCATGTGCTACAGCCCGTTGAGCAATATGGAAATGGGTTGATATTTTATTCCCTGGGAAATTTTGTATTTGACCTTTGGCCGGAAGAGACCCGCTATACAGCAATTGCGCATGTTGACTTGAAAAAGGGCAAAGTTCCGCAGTTTCAAATCACTCCTGTAAAAATCAATGCTGATTATTCGTTATCGATTGCTGTTGGCAGTGATGCAAGAACAGTCGAGGAGCTTTTATCTTGGGAACGTTTTCAGGCTATGGGGAGCAAACCGGAATCAGAAAGCGAGTACCGTGGGCAGTACAATAGCGCACGTCGGAAATTTCGGTTTTCGAGCTATCGGTACTTTCTCAAAAACTGGTACCGATATCCTCCTTGGTTTTTCGCTCAAGCATTGGGGCGCACCGCAATCAGGAGATTAACCGGAACCTGA
- a CDS encoding glycosyltransferase family 2 protein has product MPSSSNKLVSVIIPSYNRAAYIEAAINSALDQTYGPVEVIVVDDGSTDGSYEKLQQWAEREELVLLTHPERRNRGQSASINLGIQRATGRYIAILDSDDMFAKEKLADQVAFLEANPETGMVYGQGHAVDANGNFLFKVPGDGHQELSDPNRLLLDCYMALPGGSLVRRSVFEKAGLFEESFRAGQDHDMAIRIMEATKCAYLPKLAFYYRKHDDAISVKGLERRWLTGLEILRRANERYPYMRSTIRKRKAVLQFRLGQTYWRERRKAKALPHLISSGLLDPARALMVLIGREQV; this is encoded by the coding sequence GTGCCGTCTTCATCCAATAAATTGGTTTCCGTAATCATCCCTTCCTACAATCGTGCAGCCTATATCGAGGCGGCCATTAACTCTGCGCTTGACCAGACTTACGGTCCGGTTGAGGTAATTGTCGTGGATGATGGATCGACGGATGGCAGTTATGAAAAGTTACAACAATGGGCAGAACGAGAAGAACTGGTGCTTCTGACTCACCCTGAGCGCAGGAATCGGGGCCAGTCTGCATCGATTAATCTGGGTATTCAGCGAGCGACCGGTCGCTATATAGCAATTCTGGACAGTGATGACATGTTCGCCAAAGAAAAATTGGCCGATCAAGTAGCGTTCCTGGAAGCAAACCCCGAAACAGGTATGGTTTATGGCCAAGGTCATGCCGTAGACGCTAATGGTAATTTCCTGTTCAAAGTTCCTGGTGATGGCCATCAGGAACTGAGTGATCCTAACCGGCTACTGCTCGATTGTTACATGGCGCTGCCAGGGGGGTCGCTTGTTCGTCGTTCGGTATTTGAGAAGGCTGGCTTATTTGAGGAATCTTTTAGGGCCGGCCAGGATCACGATATGGCTATTCGGATCATGGAAGCGACTAAATGCGCTTATTTGCCGAAACTTGCTTTCTATTACCGCAAACACGACGACGCCATCAGTGTTAAAGGGCTCGAACGTCGCTGGCTTACTGGGCTGGAAATTCTTCGCCGTGCTAATGAGCGGTATCCCTACATGAGAAGCACGATTCGAAAACGCAAAGCGGTGCTTCAATTCAGGTTAGGGCAGACCTATTGGCGAGAAAGGCGCAAGGCCAAAGCGTTACCGCATCTTATCTCTTCAGGTTTGCTTGATCCCGCCCGTGCCTTGATGGTTCTCATAGGGCGAGAGCAGGTTTAA